The following are encoded together in the Pseudidiomarina andamanensis genome:
- a CDS encoding YqcC family protein — MDQRQRAARLLERIEAELNCLGLWQTHYPSAQALESVEPFAMDTLDFHQWLQFIMLPRMWAMLDGEHPLPQNIAVSPMATHVYREELEHHEGLISSLREFDILLSGADPLAEDV, encoded by the coding sequence ATGGACCAACGACAACGCGCAGCGCGTTTACTTGAACGAATTGAAGCCGAACTCAATTGTCTAGGCTTGTGGCAAACGCATTATCCTTCGGCGCAAGCGCTGGAGAGTGTTGAACCGTTTGCGATGGATACACTGGATTTTCACCAGTGGCTGCAATTTATTATGTTGCCGCGTATGTGGGCGATGCTCGATGGCGAACACCCGTTGCCACAAAACATCGCAGTTAGCCCAATGGCGACGCACGTTTACCGTGAAGAACTTGAGCATCACGAAGGGCTCATTTCAAGTTTGCGCGAGTTCGATATTTTACTGAGCGGGGCGGACCCTCTAGCCGAAGATGTCTAA
- the map gene encoding type I methionyl aminopeptidase: protein MSISIKTPEEIEKMRAAGKLAADVLEMIGPYIKAGVTTAEIDKICHDYIVEHGAIPAPLNYHGFPKSVCTSLNHVVCHGIPNEKPLKEGDIMNLDVTVKLDGYHGDTSKMFVVGKPSILAERLIRITQECLYMAIKMVKPGMRTGDFAAVIQKHAEQHGYSIVREYCGHGIGAIFHEEPQILHYGTAGTGDLLQPGMCFTIEPMVNAGKRHTKLMRDGWTVLTKDRSLSAQWEHTLLVTEDGVEVLTLRSDEDLPRVIRHTS from the coding sequence ATGAGTATTAGTATTAAAACGCCTGAAGAAATCGAGAAAATGCGTGCTGCTGGTAAGCTTGCCGCCGATGTTTTAGAAATGATCGGACCCTATATAAAGGCTGGTGTAACCACCGCAGAAATTGACAAAATTTGTCACGATTACATTGTTGAACATGGCGCTATTCCTGCTCCTTTAAATTACCACGGATTCCCCAAATCGGTCTGTACGTCGCTAAACCATGTGGTTTGTCACGGTATCCCGAATGAAAAACCATTAAAAGAAGGCGACATCATGAACTTAGATGTCACGGTGAAATTAGATGGTTATCACGGCGATACTTCTAAGATGTTCGTGGTTGGTAAACCAAGCATACTTGCCGAGCGCTTGATACGAATTACTCAAGAATGTTTGTACATGGCGATAAAGATGGTCAAGCCAGGTATGCGCACCGGTGATTTTGCTGCGGTGATTCAAAAGCATGCTGAACAACATGGCTACTCCATTGTTCGCGAATATTGCGGACACGGCATTGGCGCGATATTCCATGAAGAACCGCAAATATTACATTATGGAACTGCGGGTACTGGTGACTTACTGCAACCAGGTATGTGCTTTACTATCGAACCGATGGTCAATGCAGGTAAACGCCACACGAAACTCATGCGCGACGGGTGGACGGTGCTAACCAAAGATCGCAGTTTGAGTGCACAATGGGAACACACCTTGTTGGTTACCGAAGACGGTGTTGAAGTGCTAACCCTGCGTAGCGATGAAGACCTGCCACGCGTTATTCGTCACACGAGTTAA
- the dapD gene encoding 2,3,4,5-tetrahydropyridine-2,6-dicarboxylate N-succinyltransferase, translating to MSTLQERIEAAFEQRADISPSRVPTDLQRDLTEVIQKIDQGEYRVAEKIDGQWVVNEWLKKAVLLSFRTQDNHVMNGGETRFFDKVDSKFIGYDDARFRAEGMRVVPPAMVRKGAFIGRNVVLMPSYVNIGAYVGEGTMVDTWATVGSCAQIGKNVHLSGGVGIGGVLEPLQAAPTIIEDNCFIGARSEIVEGVIVEEGAVISMGVYIGQSTRIYDRETGKIHYGRVPAGAVVVPGTLPAKDGSHSLYAAIIVKKVDAKTRAKVGINELLRAAD from the coding sequence ATGAGCACACTACAAGAACGAATTGAAGCCGCATTTGAGCAACGCGCGGATATTTCACCAAGCCGCGTACCCACTGATCTGCAACGCGATTTAACCGAAGTGATTCAAAAGATTGATCAAGGTGAGTATCGAGTTGCAGAAAAAATTGACGGGCAATGGGTCGTCAACGAATGGTTGAAAAAGGCCGTGTTACTCTCATTTCGCACGCAAGATAATCACGTGATGAACGGTGGCGAAACTCGTTTTTTCGATAAAGTTGATAGCAAATTTATCGGCTATGATGATGCCCGCTTCCGCGCTGAAGGTATGCGAGTTGTACCACCAGCGATGGTGCGTAAAGGCGCATTTATCGGTCGTAATGTGGTACTGATGCCATCGTACGTCAATATCGGCGCCTACGTGGGCGAAGGTACCATGGTTGATACCTGGGCCACGGTAGGCTCATGTGCGCAAATAGGTAAAAACGTTCATCTTTCTGGCGGTGTTGGTATTGGTGGTGTGTTAGAACCATTACAGGCTGCACCAACCATTATCGAAGACAATTGCTTCATTGGTGCACGCTCAGAGATTGTTGAAGGCGTGATTGTTGAAGAAGGCGCGGTTATCTCTATGGGTGTTTATATTGGTCAAAGCACTCGTATTTATGATCGTGAAACTGGTAAGATTCATTACGGTCGCGTACCAGCAGGTGCCGTTGTCGTGCCAGGCACCTTGCCGGCAAAAGATGGCTCGCACAGCTTGTACGCCGCAATTATCGTGAAGAAAGTTGACGCAAAAACACGCGCAAAAGTTGGCATTAACGAACTTCTGCGCGCAGCTGATTAA
- the glnD gene encoding [protein-PII] uridylyltransferase, which produces MLSAPPRWPNPVTLSTGRECLEAYHTWLADAFVTADIDFLLAHRSNFIDTLLQQLWQQFNLDQSHLSLIAVGGYGRGTLHPQSDIDLLFLHAEPLSTVEQENIQQIIQFLWDLRLDVGHSVRTPAQCIQQAAEDVTVATSLLEQRVVCGNQPLAEQFLWQVQREFPWSSRAYYQAKYVEQQERHQRYHGTAYNLEPNVKSTPGGLRDIQTISWIAKRHFHTQNDETLVQHGYISAEELLELREYQQLLGRIRFALHLEAQKKEDRLLFDYQPGVAARLGYGEPGKHAVEALMKDYFNAVVGVTELNDMLLQFFEQSILSSKHVEPLQLNDNFEAYGPLIAARHENVFAEPQNLLQCMLLVAAHPQLKQLQAQTLRLLRNARRQLRQPLSNDAECRQLFMQLLRHPNGCGDAFRLMHKHQLMANYLPQWQQIVGQMQFDLFHAYTVDEHTYRLVRNLYRYSDSEYAEEFPLCAELVRNMEKPELLYLSGIFHDIAKGRGGDHSELGEIDALNFARLHELKPEDGKLIAWLVRNHLVMSVTAQKRDIHDPEVVRQFAEQVGNRRYLDYLYCLTVADIRATNSSLWNNWKATLLENLYQSTAQFLTQSKPSPAGEMRQRIHQHQAHAMGLLLSLGFGAKAVNELWSRFTADYFLRHQPEQIAWHSQYILQLESDDQLPLILVGDENNQGTTELFVYHLEHENLFAAVAAVLDSQALSIHDAQILATRDGYVMDTFVVLQDDGEPLTDIRRIESLKQQLHDVLRQRQSAPSAQRRLPRRLRSFNVATKVEFVSERNPRRTAFELTALDRPGLVARVAKVLQALDLNILTAKITTVGEQAEDLFIVTTRRNEALSNEQKQQLREQIIAALDH; this is translated from the coding sequence ATGCTAAGCGCCCCTCCCCGTTGGCCTAACCCGGTCACCTTGAGCACGGGGCGCGAATGCCTCGAGGCTTATCATACTTGGCTTGCTGATGCCTTCGTCACCGCGGATATTGATTTTCTGCTTGCTCACCGCAGTAACTTTATCGATACGCTTCTGCAACAGCTATGGCAGCAATTTAATCTTGACCAGAGTCATCTTAGCTTAATCGCCGTTGGTGGCTATGGCCGTGGTACACTGCATCCGCAATCAGATATCGATTTACTCTTTCTTCATGCAGAACCGCTCTCGACAGTAGAACAAGAAAATATTCAGCAAATCATCCAGTTTTTGTGGGATCTGCGACTGGATGTTGGGCATAGCGTAAGAACGCCCGCACAGTGCATTCAACAAGCAGCAGAGGATGTCACCGTGGCAACAAGCTTGCTAGAGCAACGCGTAGTGTGCGGTAATCAACCTTTAGCAGAGCAATTCTTATGGCAAGTTCAACGTGAATTTCCATGGTCGAGTCGCGCTTACTACCAAGCTAAATATGTCGAACAACAAGAGCGCCATCAACGCTATCACGGTACGGCTTACAACCTAGAACCGAACGTTAAAAGCACTCCCGGCGGTTTACGTGACATTCAAACCATCAGTTGGATAGCTAAACGTCATTTTCACACGCAAAATGATGAAACTTTGGTTCAGCATGGCTATATCTCGGCTGAAGAGCTTTTAGAACTGAGAGAATATCAACAATTACTCGGGCGCATTCGCTTTGCGCTGCATTTAGAAGCTCAAAAGAAAGAAGATCGATTACTGTTTGATTATCAACCGGGCGTTGCCGCGCGGCTAGGCTATGGTGAGCCGGGCAAACATGCCGTTGAAGCCTTAATGAAGGATTACTTCAATGCGGTGGTTGGTGTCACTGAGCTCAACGACATGCTATTGCAGTTTTTCGAACAAAGTATCCTTAGCAGTAAGCACGTTGAGCCACTGCAACTAAACGACAACTTTGAAGCCTACGGACCATTGATTGCAGCACGACATGAAAACGTCTTTGCTGAGCCTCAAAATTTACTGCAATGTATGTTGTTAGTGGCGGCACATCCGCAATTAAAACAATTGCAGGCTCAAACACTCCGACTATTGCGTAACGCCCGCCGTCAATTGCGTCAGCCGCTAAGCAATGATGCCGAATGTCGTCAGTTATTCATGCAATTGTTACGCCATCCCAACGGTTGCGGTGACGCCTTTCGACTCATGCACAAACATCAACTCATGGCCAACTATTTACCCCAGTGGCAGCAAATTGTTGGACAAATGCAGTTTGACCTTTTTCATGCCTATACTGTCGACGAACACACGTATCGACTGGTTCGAAACCTTTATCGCTATAGCGATTCAGAGTATGCAGAAGAGTTTCCGTTGTGCGCCGAACTTGTAAGAAATATGGAAAAACCCGAACTGTTATATCTGTCGGGTATCTTTCACGATATTGCGAAAGGTCGTGGTGGCGATCATTCGGAGCTTGGTGAGATTGACGCCTTAAATTTTGCTCGACTGCATGAATTAAAGCCTGAGGATGGCAAACTGATTGCTTGGTTGGTACGCAATCATTTAGTGATGTCGGTTACTGCACAAAAACGCGATATTCATGATCCGGAAGTGGTTCGCCAGTTTGCAGAGCAAGTTGGTAACCGCCGCTATCTTGACTATTTGTATTGTTTAACCGTTGCCGATATCCGTGCCACCAACAGTAGCTTGTGGAACAACTGGAAAGCGACACTGCTCGAGAATTTGTACCAATCTACCGCGCAGTTTCTTACTCAAAGTAAACCGTCGCCAGCTGGCGAAATGCGCCAACGGATTCATCAACATCAAGCGCACGCCATGGGGCTACTACTGAGCCTCGGCTTTGGCGCTAAAGCGGTAAATGAATTGTGGAGCCGTTTTACCGCCGATTATTTCCTTCGTCATCAACCCGAGCAAATTGCGTGGCACTCACAATATATTTTACAACTCGAGTCAGACGATCAGTTACCGCTGATTCTGGTTGGCGATGAAAACAATCAAGGCACTACCGAATTATTTGTTTATCATCTTGAACATGAAAACTTGTTTGCTGCGGTTGCCGCAGTATTAGATAGTCAGGCACTTAGCATTCACGATGCCCAGATTTTGGCGACGCGCGATGGCTATGTCATGGATACCTTTGTAGTACTTCAAGACGACGGCGAGCCACTCACTGACATCCGTCGCATTGAATCGCTAAAACAACAGCTTCACGATGTATTGCGGCAACGACAATCGGCGCCAAGCGCACAGCGTCGCCTGCCGCGGCGGTTACGTAGTTTCAATGTCGCTACTAAAGTTGAGTTTGTGAGTGAGCGGAATCCTCGTCGCACGGCTTTTGAATTAACTGCGCTCGACCGACCGGGACTAGTCGCCCGCGTCGCAAAAGTGCTTCAGGCATTGGATTTGAACATACTTACCGCTAAAATCACCACGGTTGGCGAACAGGCGGAAGATTTATTTATTGTCACTACCCGTCGTAATGAAGCCTTAAGTAACGAACAGAAACAGCAATTGCGTGAGCAAATCATTGCTGCTCTCGATCATTAG
- the truC gene encoding tRNA pseudouridine(65) synthase TruC — MSNFNTELPILFHDDYFVAIDKPSGLLVHRSWIAREATEFALQKVRDQIGQRVYPVHRLDRPTSGILLFAKDADTARLTTELFANRLVEKTYHAVVRGYLSDGVLDYPLKEELDKIADAQADPNKEAQAAVTEYRCIKQIELPFAVGKRHPTSRYSLMQLKPKTGRKHQLRRHMAHLRHPIIGDSHHGDGRHNRFFREHFNLHRLMLAATELAFEHPHTKTAVRIELPLPQDLLRPFTETN; from the coding sequence ATGTCTAATTTTAATACCGAATTACCGATACTGTTCCATGACGATTATTTCGTGGCAATTGATAAACCGAGCGGCTTATTAGTTCATCGTAGTTGGATTGCGCGTGAGGCGACTGAGTTCGCACTGCAAAAAGTTCGCGACCAAATTGGTCAACGTGTCTATCCGGTTCATCGTCTTGATCGACCTACCTCAGGTATTTTATTGTTTGCCAAAGATGCCGACACGGCACGATTGACCACTGAGTTATTTGCTAACCGTCTGGTTGAGAAAACTTACCATGCTGTAGTTCGCGGCTATTTAAGCGACGGCGTACTCGATTATCCGCTGAAAGAGGAATTGGATAAAATTGCGGATGCTCAGGCCGATCCCAATAAAGAGGCACAAGCGGCGGTGACTGAATATCGCTGTATAAAGCAAATAGAATTACCGTTTGCTGTGGGGAAACGCCACCCAACATCGCGCTATTCGTTAATGCAGCTGAAGCCGAAAACTGGTAGAAAACATCAGTTGCGACGGCACATGGCGCATTTGCGGCATCCTATTATCGGTGACAGCCATCATGGCGATGGTCGCCATAATCGATTTTTTAGAGAGCATTTTAATCTGCACAGATTGATGCTTGCGGCAACCGAATTAGCTTTTGAACACCCCCATACGAAAACGGCAGTTCGTATTGAACTGCCGTTACCTCAAGACTTATTACGACCGTTTACTGAAACAAATTAA